The Rhododendron vialii isolate Sample 1 chromosome 3a, ASM3025357v1 nucleotide sequence TGTAGTTCGTAGGGTTTCTGGTCTGGAAATTCTCTATCTAACTACCTTCTTTGTGTACTCTGTTACATGTGAAATATAAGGAAAGTTCCTGAGGTAAGTATTTCTGCCTTTATTGTTTCTTCCAAGGGGAACGAGTTGTCGTGTTAGGCATCTTTCCACCTTTCCCGTGTTGACTTCCTCCCGATGCAAAAGGGTAATGAGAAAGGCTGCACATGGAACCCAAGACCTGCTGCCGACAAGATCAAGATTTGGGCGCCAAGTCCGCCGTTCGTTGCAGCTGCCTCTGCTGTCGCCAGCGTGCCATTAAGGCCCttgtattttcttctttatttcctCTCTAAATGAATGTATCTTTGTTATAGAGTGATGTGGCAGGAGTAAAATAGAGGTGagtttaacacacacacacacacagacttCCTTTGTAAACTCCATTTTTCCTGGTGATAGTGGAAACTTGTTATTTTCGATGTACCCAGAGCGAGGGATAAACTTGTTATCTTGATGTCTGTGGGTGTGATCCGCAACATCCTGTGCAACATGTTTCAGACGTTTGAGAAATGTGAAGAGAGTATTAAAAGTCTCATCCGTTTCAGCAACAACAGCGTATCACCCATTGTTCAGTTAGAATTAATGATGGTCTATCTACATTGCCTGTCAAAAGAACTTGTGAGAAATGGACCTGGGATACATAAATATGGCACATTTACCGGTCACATGGTAATAGACTATGTATGTGCGTCTGCGTCTCTCTCAAACGGGTGAAATAAGTTGATATAATATAGAAAACAAAGCACAATACATCCGATATTGTTATCAATTGTAATGGGAGCAAATGCTTCATACACCTACAGGGAAAATGGGGAAGGTACAAGAAGAAAGATTTCTCATCGGCAAAGAGAAACAAAGGTATTTATAGAGAACATAGTGATGCTTCATAGATAGAACCGGAAAAGAAAATTCTCCATTACACATacaaacaaaatttatgaaatgaAGTCGGTGTCTTGTTGCAACCAGTCATATGGATTTGACCAAGTGCTTCAGTGATTGCGGGCACTCGTATTGTTGTAAACGCGTCCCTCAGGAATTGGAACCCTTGCCTCAGGTACTTGATTTCTACCACCCCCAGCAAAtggtcttctctctctagaagacTCAAATTGACCAGTGGCATAAGCCCGGTGTGCTTCCGCGGCTGCAGCCCCACCATAACCACGAGGATCGATTGGGCCTGTGTTGGTCGGGCCGTAGCCACGGGGATCAACTGGGACATGGGGATCAATTGGGCCTCCATTGGTCGGGCCATAGCCATGAGGATCGATCGGGCTTGCAGAGGTTGGGCCATAGCCACGAGGATCGAGTGGACCACGCGGATCAATTGAGCTTGCATTGGTAGGGCCATAGCCACGGGAATCAATTGGGCTCACATTTTTCGGGCCATAGCTAAGACGGTCAATTGGACTTGCACTGGCCGGATAGTGATTCAAAGCAGCTTGCTTATACTGATGTAACCGTGCCTGCGCCTCCTTGAGGAGAAAATCTTCTCTTCTTTTGGCTTGTTGGGCTCGAAGTGATGATAGCTTCTCCTGGTACTGAGCATTTATCTCTATTATTCTCTGAAACAACATACTAAAACGTTTAAACACAACAGTACAAATAAGAAACTCAGCCAATTAACACACCTAGGTCCCATCTTCCTACCTTCTGTTTTTTCACTCTCATGTATCTAGGTCATGGGGAAGAAATGGAAGGCCAAGCACATAGTCGCTGCTTCAACTAATGAATGTTTCTCACCATTTTCAATGTAGAATGCATTGCTACTTCGAAGTGAAGCCCTACATCATCCTGCACAATGTGCAGTATATAAGCACGAGGACACCTCAACTCATTAGCCTAGCCGTTGGGATTTAGTACCATGGGAGGGTATGGTGTGTTTCTCCAACACACGGGACAACATGATGCGTGGAGGAGAGTGAGAAGCAAAGTCCAACAGGGCGTACCCAAAAGTGATGTGCAGTATAAAAGTGTGAGGGCATCCTCTAACTCAGCAGCCTACTTCTGGGATTGAGTTCTATCAAGACTGTGAAGCAAGCAAATTGTTGGGAATGATGTCCTGCCTCTAAATTTTAACTTCAGGCAGCACTGGTTGACTCGCCTCATTTTCATCTTTGACCAGTTCAATGAAAGGCAGGCAATAC carries:
- the LOC131321027 gene encoding uncharacterized protein LOC131321027 isoform X2; this translates as MERQAPFAGPNIDPYALAQMHQMAMQRMQQNGQWQWDKHAPRVSHPVSSQPYSEGQGGNPEQSPYGGQMADPKVDSDKQTNKEPRPQAHEQDMEIGYEDKPSTPSFEGLEQRFLDEIMQLAKEQCDAEDAENARHRERIIEINAQYQEKLSSLRAQQAKRREDFLLKEAQARLHQYKQAALNHYPASASPIDRLSYGPKNVSPIDSRGYGPTNASSIDPRGPLDPRGYGPTSASPIDPHGYGPTNGGPIDPHVPVDPRGYGPTNTGPIDPRGYGGAAAAEAHRAYATGQFESSRERRPFAGGGRNQVPEARVPIPEGRVYNNTSARNH
- the LOC131321027 gene encoding uncharacterized protein LOC131321027 isoform X1, with the protein product MLWLKCIRWPCRECNKMVSGNGINMHQEYHIQFHLSRTVKRRFEKRLREDERKEGSIERSMCVGGRFYIGQGGNPEQSPYGGQMADPKVDSDKQTNKEPRPQAHEQDMEIGYEDKPSTPSFEGLEQRFLDEIMQLAKEQCDAEDAENARHRERIIEINAQYQEKLSSLRAQQAKRREDFLLKEAQARLHQYKQAALNHYPASASPIDRLSYGPKNVSPIDSRGYGPTNASSIDPRGPLDPRGYGPTSASPIDPHGYGPTNGGPIDPHVPVDPRGYGPTNTGPIDPRGYGGAAAAEAHRAYATGQFESSRERRPFAGGGRNQVPEARVPIPEGRVYNNTSARNH